In a genomic window of Desulfopila inferna:
- the pdhA gene encoding pyruvate dehydrogenase (acetyl-transferring) E1 component subunit alpha, translating into MPRKQLNIARSIEYLSILDEHGNLDKDLEPDIPAEKLLELYRAMLLGRRFDERMLDLQRQGRIGTFPPIKGQEAAQLGAVFQLRPRDWMVPAFRETAAEIWRGRSLESVILYYNGFNEGTVISAKQKDMPMAVPVATQILHAVGLGYAAKYRQTNEIVMCFFGDGATSEGDFHEALNCAAVYQTPVVFVCQNNQWAISVPLKKQTHTTTIAEKSLAYNMAGIQVDGNDVLAVFNAVGEAAQRARTGGGPTLVECVTYRIMMHTTADDPSRYRSEEEVKAWEKKDPLPRFAAYLEQKEILDAGSRQKIEAEVLEQIQTAIDAVEKEMPKLGDPRDMFNHLYAELPPYLKNQQKELTRCLENGGEVKNG; encoded by the coding sequence ATGCCGAGGAAACAACTGAACATTGCCCGCTCCATCGAGTATCTCTCCATACTCGATGAGCATGGCAACCTTGATAAGGATCTCGAGCCGGATATTCCTGCAGAGAAGTTGCTGGAACTCTATCGCGCCATGCTGCTCGGCAGGCGCTTTGATGAACGCATGCTCGATTTGCAGCGGCAGGGAAGAATCGGCACATTCCCTCCCATAAAGGGCCAGGAGGCTGCTCAGCTCGGCGCCGTCTTTCAGCTCAGGCCCCGCGACTGGATGGTACCCGCCTTTCGGGAAACCGCGGCAGAGATCTGGCGTGGACGCTCTCTTGAAAGTGTGATCCTCTATTATAACGGCTTCAATGAAGGCACGGTTATTTCAGCAAAGCAGAAGGATATGCCCATGGCGGTTCCGGTGGCTACGCAGATTCTGCATGCCGTTGGCCTTGGCTATGCTGCAAAATACCGGCAGACGAATGAGATTGTCATGTGCTTCTTTGGCGATGGCGCCACCTCCGAAGGTGACTTTCATGAAGCCCTGAATTGTGCCGCGGTCTATCAGACGCCGGTGGTCTTCGTGTGCCAGAACAATCAGTGGGCAATTTCCGTTCCTTTGAAAAAACAAACGCATACCACCACCATCGCCGAAAAATCTCTGGCCTATAACATGGCTGGAATCCAGGTGGATGGCAATGATGTCCTGGCAGTCTTTAACGCCGTCGGCGAAGCTGCACAAAGGGCTCGAACCGGCGGCGGACCGACCCTGGTGGAGTGTGTAACCTATCGGATCATGATGCATACCACTGCTGATGATCCGAGCCGCTATCGCAGCGAGGAAGAGGTGAAGGCCTGGGAAAAAAAGGATCCCCTGCCGCGCTTTGCCGCCTATCTGGAACAAAAGGAGATACTGGATGCCGGATCGCGTCAGAAGATTGAAGCAGAGGTGCTGGAGCAGATCCAGACGGCCATCGACGCCGTTGAAAAAGAGATGCCGAAGCTGGGAGATCCTCGGGATATGTTCAATCATCTTTACGCCGAGCTGCCTCCGTATCTCAAAAATCAGCAAAAAGAGCTGACGCGGTGCCTTGAAAACGGCGGGGAGGTGAAAAATGGCTAA
- a CDS encoding carbohydrate kinase family protein yields MQKKKEFLMVGIGEILWDMLPRGKQLGGAPANFAYHATQLGNKGVVVSCVGRDDDGVEILKTLEKKEVGHYITSTDRYPTGVVTVSMDEQGIPSYIIHEDVAWDHLALNQEHLDLAARADVVCYGTLAQRNSDSAESIRNFLSHTSSECIRLFDINLRHHYDRATILTLLQTATILKLNDEELLVVREFLDLEGDETTVLEALCTAYDLELIILTKGGQGSRLFSPELGDSVFEGEAALVVDTVGAGDSFAAAVATGLCMQLPLEKIHPFAAKVAAYVCGFSGATPELPPLEELL; encoded by the coding sequence ATGCAGAAAAAGAAGGAGTTCCTCATGGTGGGAATAGGGGAAATACTCTGGGATATGCTGCCCCGGGGCAAGCAGTTGGGAGGCGCGCCTGCCAACTTTGCCTATCATGCGACCCAGCTCGGCAATAAAGGTGTTGTCGTCAGTTGTGTCGGCCGGGATGATGATGGCGTCGAGATCCTCAAGACACTGGAAAAGAAAGAAGTTGGCCATTATATCACTTCCACTGATCGGTATCCGACGGGTGTGGTCACTGTTAGTATGGATGAGCAGGGCATACCATCGTATATTATTCATGAGGATGTTGCCTGGGATCACCTGGCTCTCAATCAGGAGCATCTTGATCTTGCCGCCCGTGCCGATGTGGTCTGCTACGGTACCCTGGCCCAGAGGAATAGCGACTCGGCTGAATCCATAAGGAATTTTTTGTCGCATACCTCCTCGGAGTGTATTCGGCTTTTCGATATCAACCTGCGGCACCATTACGACAGGGCGACTATCCTCACGCTTCTGCAGACCGCCACGATCCTGAAGCTCAACGATGAAGAACTTCTCGTTGTCAGAGAATTCCTCGATCTTGAAGGTGATGAAACCACCGTCCTTGAAGCCTTGTGTACAGCATATGATCTGGAATTAATCATCCTTACCAAAGGCGGGCAGGGCAGCAGGCTGTTTTCTCCTGAGTTGGGTGATTCGGTGTTCGAAGGGGAAGCGGCACTGGTGGTCGATACGGTCGGTGCCGGCGATTCTTTTGCTGCCGCCGTGGCTACCGGCCTGTGTATGCAGTTGCCACTTGAAAAAATACACCCCTTTGCCGCCAAAGTGGCTGCTTATGTCTGCGGCTTTTCGGGGGCCACGCCGGAGCTGCCGCCTCTGGAGGAGTTACTTTGA